A region from the Pseudonocardia petroleophila genome encodes:
- a CDS encoding DEAD/DEAH box helicase, producing MSQHDTSRHDSDQITFAELPLRAELLSVVEELGYTSPSPIQAEAITPLVEGRDLLGQAATGTGKTAAFALPMLERLTDLRPARDRGAAPFGLILAPTRELALQVSEAVTRYGSHLRTRVLTVYGGAPVGPQLKALHQGVDVVVATPGRAIDLMNRGALKLQDLEMVVLDEADEMLDMGFVEEIETLLDATPDTRQVVLFSATMPRRIETLAQKYLREPVTVRIAREEAVEGEAPQVRQTAYLVPRTHTTAALGRVLEAERPKAAIVFCRTRLDVDAVTETLTGRGLRAEALHGGMDQEHRTRVVERLRSGRTELLVATDVAARGLDIDLLTHVVNHDVPQSSEAYVHRIGRVGRAGREGVAITLAPPSKVYALRNVERLTGQTIEMAPVPTAADLRAARLERTRDALRAELETGTPDAGDGVDAMIAGLAEDFDPADVAAAAIRLMTAAAGSPDDGEDIPVVSAPRSGSRDARGPRDTRGRGGSAAGTRAPKAGTTRLFVNAGRASGVRPQDIVGALANESNLTGRDIGAIQIHERHALVEIPEHAADDVLRSLRGTTTLKGRRANVRRDRGFAGAGAGQRD from the coding sequence TTGTCCCAGCACGACACGTCCCGGCACGACTCCGACCAGATCACCTTCGCCGAGCTGCCCCTGCGCGCCGAGCTCCTCTCGGTCGTCGAGGAGCTGGGCTACACCAGCCCGAGCCCGATCCAGGCCGAGGCCATCACCCCGCTGGTGGAGGGCCGCGACCTGCTCGGCCAGGCCGCCACCGGCACCGGCAAGACGGCGGCGTTCGCGCTGCCGATGCTGGAGCGCCTCACCGACCTGCGCCCCGCGCGCGACCGCGGTGCGGCCCCGTTCGGCCTGATCCTGGCCCCCACCCGTGAGCTCGCGCTGCAGGTCTCCGAGGCGGTCACCCGCTACGGCTCGCACCTGCGCACCCGCGTCCTCACCGTCTACGGCGGCGCGCCGGTCGGCCCGCAGCTCAAGGCGCTGCACCAGGGCGTCGACGTGGTCGTGGCCACGCCGGGCCGCGCGATCGACCTGATGAACCGCGGCGCGCTCAAGCTCCAGGACCTCGAGATGGTCGTCCTCGACGAGGCCGACGAGATGCTCGACATGGGCTTCGTCGAGGAGATCGAGACGCTGCTCGACGCCACCCCGGACACCCGGCAGGTCGTGCTGTTCAGCGCCACCATGCCGCGCCGCATCGAGACCCTCGCGCAGAAGTACCTGCGTGAGCCGGTCACCGTGCGGATCGCCCGCGAGGAGGCCGTCGAGGGCGAGGCGCCGCAGGTCCGCCAGACCGCCTACCTCGTGCCGCGCACCCACACCACCGCTGCGCTCGGGCGCGTGCTGGAGGCCGAGCGCCCGAAGGCGGCCATCGTCTTCTGCCGCACCCGGCTCGACGTCGACGCCGTCACCGAGACGCTGACCGGTCGCGGCCTGCGCGCCGAGGCGCTGCACGGCGGCATGGACCAGGAGCACCGCACCCGCGTGGTCGAGCGGCTGCGCAGCGGGCGCACCGAGCTGCTCGTCGCCACCGACGTCGCGGCCCGCGGCCTCGACATCGACCTGCTCACCCACGTCGTCAACCACGACGTGCCGCAGAGCTCCGAGGCCTACGTCCACCGCATCGGCCGCGTCGGCCGGGCCGGGCGCGAGGGCGTCGCGATCACCCTCGCGCCGCCGTCGAAGGTGTACGCGCTGCGCAACGTGGAGCGGCTCACCGGGCAGACCATCGAGATGGCGCCGGTGCCCACCGCCGCCGACCTGCGGGCCGCCCGCCTGGAGCGCACGCGCGACGCGCTGCGCGCCGAGCTGGAGACCGGTACGCCCGACGCAGGAGACGGCGTCGACGCGATGATCGCCGGCCTGGCCGAGGACTTCGACCCGGCCGACGTCGCCGCGGCCGCGATCCGGCTGATGACCGCCGCCGCCGGCTCGCCCGACGACGGTGAGGACATCCCGGTGGTCAGCGCGCCCCGCTCGGGCTCGCGCGACGCCCGCGGCCCCCGCGACACCCGCGGGCGCGGCGGATCGGCGGCGGGCACCCGCGCGCCGAAGGCCGGCACCACGCGGCTGTTCGTCAACGCGGGCCGCGCCAGCGGCGTGCGCCCGCAGGACATCGTGGGCGCGCTCGCCAACGAGTCCAACCTGACGGGCCGCGACATCGGCGCCATCCAGATCCACGAGCGCCACGCGCTCGTCGAGATCCCGGAGCACGCCGCCGACGACGTCCTGCGCAGCCTGCGAGGCACCACGACGCTCAAGGGCCGCCGGGCCAACGTCCGGCGCGACCGCGGGTTCGCGGGCGCCGGAGCGGGCCAGAGGGACTAG
- a CDS encoding tyrosine-protein phosphatase, whose product MTISPAPANLRDVRGLRTDDGRIVRRGVLYRSELPLSGTAASASVAVWPPSDVIDLRVPGEDPAPHRLDRPGTTVHSVPMGADLAPALAAERSTGDDLAEAYRILARDAAGSIAHIAGVVASSSGPVLVHCTAGKDRTGVVVAVLLSAVGVRRADVLADYLRTEANLPQLWATLRAAGIHEPRNRALMGVQAAALEAVLDEVEAHEGGAAGWLAAHGVDDAVLARLSDRLLGAAQVVAA is encoded by the coding sequence GTGACGATCTCCCCCGCACCCGCCAACCTCCGCGACGTGCGCGGTCTGCGCACCGACGACGGCCGGATCGTGCGCCGGGGCGTGCTCTACCGCAGCGAGCTGCCGCTGTCCGGCACCGCCGCGTCCGCCTCGGTGGCGGTCTGGCCGCCCTCGGACGTCATCGACCTGCGCGTCCCGGGCGAGGACCCCGCCCCGCACCGCCTCGACCGCCCCGGCACCACCGTCCACTCCGTCCCGATGGGCGCCGACCTCGCGCCCGCGCTCGCCGCGGAGCGGTCCACCGGCGACGACCTGGCCGAGGCCTACCGGATCCTCGCCCGCGACGCCGCCGGCTCCATCGCGCACATCGCCGGGGTCGTCGCCTCCTCCTCCGGCCCGGTGCTGGTGCACTGCACCGCGGGCAAGGACCGCACCGGCGTCGTCGTCGCGGTGCTGCTCAGCGCCGTCGGGGTGCGCCGGGCCGACGTCCTGGCCGACTACCTGCGCACCGAGGCCAACCTCCCGCAGCTGTGGGCCACGCTGCGCGCCGCGGGGATCCACGAGCCGCGCAACCGCGCCCTGATGGGCGTGCAGGCCGCGGCGCTGGAGGCGGTGCTCGACGAGGTCGAGGCCCACGAGGGCGGCGCCGCGGGCTGGCTGGCCGCACACGGCGTCGACGACGCCGTGCTCGCCCGTCTGTCGGACCGGCTGCTCGGGGCGGCGCAGGTCGTCGCCGCCTGA
- the ilvD gene encoding dihydroxy-acid dehydratase, whose amino-acid sequence MTDIKPRSRDVTDGLERAAARGMLRAVGMRDEDFGKPQIGIASSWNEITPCNLSLQRLGLAAKEGVHRAGGFPMEFGTISVSDGISMGHVGMHWSLVSREVIADSVETVVQAERLDGTVLLAGCDKSLPGMLMAAARLDLAAVFLYAGSIMPGYVGEREVTIADAFEAVGACARGLITREEVDAIERAICPGEGACGGMYTANTMASAAEALGMALPGSASPPAVDRRRDGIARASGEAVIGMIEKGITARQILTKQAFENAIAVVMAFGGSTNAVLHLLAIAWEAGVPLELADFTRIGDRVPHLADVKPFGAHVMSTVDRVGGVPVVMKALLDAGLLHGDVLTCTGSTLAENLAVIDPPDLDGEILRALSNPIHPTGGITILHGSLAPEGAVVKSAGFDSSRFEGTARVFDGEQGAMDAVPDLQPGDVVVIRYEGPRGGPGMREMLAVTGAIKGAGLGKDVLLLTDGRFSGATTGLCVGHVAPEAVDGGPIAFIHDGDRIVLDMASRTLDLLVDDAELARRRDGWTPPTPTPELRRGVLGKYSKLVGSAAQGAVCS is encoded by the coding sequence ATGACCGACATCAAGCCCCGTTCCCGCGACGTCACCGACGGCCTGGAGCGCGCCGCCGCGCGCGGCATGCTCCGCGCGGTCGGGATGCGCGACGAGGACTTCGGCAAGCCCCAGATCGGCATCGCGTCGAGCTGGAACGAGATCACCCCGTGCAACCTGTCGCTGCAGCGCCTCGGCCTCGCGGCGAAGGAGGGCGTGCACCGCGCGGGCGGGTTCCCGATGGAGTTCGGCACCATCTCCGTCTCCGACGGGATCTCGATGGGCCACGTCGGGATGCACTGGTCGCTGGTGTCGCGCGAGGTCATCGCCGACTCCGTGGAGACCGTGGTGCAGGCCGAGCGGCTCGACGGCACCGTGCTGCTCGCGGGCTGCGACAAGTCCCTGCCGGGGATGCTCATGGCGGCCGCGCGGCTCGACCTCGCCGCGGTCTTCCTCTACGCCGGGTCGATCATGCCCGGGTACGTGGGGGAGCGGGAGGTGACGATCGCCGACGCGTTCGAGGCCGTCGGCGCGTGCGCGCGCGGGCTGATCACCCGCGAGGAGGTCGACGCGATCGAGCGCGCGATCTGCCCCGGTGAGGGTGCCTGCGGCGGCATGTACACCGCGAACACGATGGCGAGCGCGGCCGAGGCGCTGGGCATGGCGCTGCCCGGCTCCGCGAGCCCGCCCGCGGTCGACCGGCGCCGCGATGGCATCGCCCGCGCGTCCGGCGAGGCCGTCATCGGGATGATCGAGAAGGGCATCACCGCGCGGCAGATCCTCACCAAGCAGGCGTTCGAGAACGCGATCGCCGTCGTGATGGCGTTCGGCGGGTCCACCAACGCGGTGTTGCACCTGCTGGCCATCGCCTGGGAGGCGGGCGTGCCGCTGGAGCTGGCCGACTTCACCCGCATCGGCGACCGCGTGCCGCACCTGGCCGACGTCAAGCCGTTCGGGGCGCACGTGATGTCCACCGTCGACCGCGTCGGCGGTGTGCCGGTCGTCATGAAGGCGCTGCTCGACGCCGGGCTGCTGCACGGCGACGTGCTCACCTGCACCGGGTCGACGCTGGCCGAGAACCTGGCCGTGATCGACCCGCCCGACCTCGACGGCGAGATCCTGCGCGCCCTGTCGAACCCGATCCACCCGACCGGCGGCATCACGATCCTGCACGGCTCGCTCGCGCCCGAGGGGGCCGTCGTCAAGAGCGCGGGGTTCGACTCGTCGCGGTTCGAGGGCACCGCCCGCGTGTTCGACGGCGAGCAGGGCGCGATGGACGCCGTGCCCGACCTGCAGCCCGGCGACGTCGTCGTCATCCGCTACGAGGGCCCGCGCGGCGGCCCGGGGATGCGCGAGATGCTCGCCGTCACCGGGGCGATCAAGGGCGCCGGGCTGGGCAAGGACGTGCTGCTGCTGACCGACGGCCGGTTCTCCGGCGCCACCACCGGCCTGTGCGTGGGGCACGTCGCGCCCGAGGCCGTCGACGGCGGGCCGATCGCGTTCATCCACGACGGCGACCGGATCGTGCTGGACATGGCCTCGCGCACCCTCGACCTGCTCGTCGACGACGCGGAGCTGGCGCGACGCCGGGACGGATGGACGCCACCCACCCCCACGCCGGAACTGCGGCGGGGAGTGCTGGGGAAGTACTCGAAGCTCGTGGGGTCGGCGGCGCAGGGTGCGGTCTGCTCATGA
- a CDS encoding MFS transporter, whose product MADDVRPDPVRTAVRRAMWRLLPFLGFCYLLNYIDRVNVGFAALRMNPDLGLSAAAYGLGAGLFFVGYFFFEIPSNVILHRVGARLWIARIMVTWGIVASATAFVTNEIGFYVVRFLLGVAEAGFFPGIILYLTYWFPRAQRARVVALFFLAVPLSSVLGAPISTLLIENGDGLLGFEQGWRFMFFAEGVPAVLVGFLVLVLLPDRPTRARWLAADEARALEARIAAEDTEQVPETTGMRGALRDGRVIALSVVYFGVVFGLYVLAFFLPQVVSDLQEQFAVEFSLVQIGLITAVPYAVASVAMLLNARHSDATGERSWHVAVPAFVGAAGVAVALFLDSPYLVIAAMCVCAAGVFAAIPVIWQIPPTFLTGVGAAAGIALINSFGNLSGFVGPYLTGWLQGVTGDFRAGMFVVAAFMVLSGVVVLVVGRKAGHPTTRGVRA is encoded by the coding sequence ATGGCCGACGACGTCCGTCCGGATCCGGTGCGGACGGCGGTGCGGCGCGCGATGTGGCGCCTGCTGCCGTTCCTCGGGTTCTGCTACCTGCTCAACTACATCGACCGCGTCAACGTCGGGTTCGCCGCGCTGCGGATGAACCCCGACCTCGGGCTCTCGGCCGCGGCGTACGGGCTCGGCGCCGGGCTGTTCTTCGTCGGCTACTTCTTCTTCGAGATCCCGAGCAACGTGATCCTGCACCGCGTCGGGGCCCGGCTGTGGATCGCGCGGATCATGGTGACCTGGGGGATCGTCGCCTCGGCCACGGCGTTCGTGACGAACGAGATCGGCTTCTACGTCGTGCGGTTCCTGCTCGGCGTGGCGGAGGCCGGGTTCTTCCCCGGCATCATCCTGTACCTGACGTACTGGTTCCCGCGGGCGCAGCGGGCGCGGGTGGTCGCCCTGTTCTTCCTGGCCGTGCCGCTGTCCTCCGTGCTGGGGGCGCCGATCTCGACGCTGCTCATCGAGAACGGCGACGGCCTGCTCGGGTTCGAGCAGGGCTGGCGGTTCATGTTCTTCGCCGAGGGCGTCCCGGCGGTGCTCGTCGGGTTCCTGGTGCTCGTGCTGCTGCCCGACCGCCCGACCCGTGCCCGCTGGCTCGCCGCCGACGAGGCCCGGGCCCTGGAGGCGCGGATCGCGGCCGAGGACACCGAGCAGGTGCCGGAGACCACCGGGATGCGCGGCGCGCTGCGCGACGGCCGGGTGATCGCGCTGTCGGTCGTCTACTTCGGGGTGGTGTTCGGGCTCTACGTGCTCGCGTTCTTCCTGCCGCAGGTGGTGTCGGACCTGCAGGAGCAGTTCGCCGTGGAGTTCTCCCTGGTGCAGATCGGGCTGATCACGGCGGTGCCCTACGCGGTGGCGTCGGTGGCGATGCTGCTCAACGCCCGGCACTCCGACGCCACCGGGGAGCGGTCGTGGCACGTCGCGGTGCCGGCCTTCGTCGGGGCGGCGGGGGTGGCGGTCGCGCTGTTCCTGGACTCGCCGTACCTGGTGATCGCGGCGATGTGCGTCTGCGCGGCGGGCGTGTTCGCCGCGATCCCGGTGATCTGGCAGATCCCGCCGACGTTCCTGACGGGCGTCGGGGCGGCCGCCGGCATCGCGCTGATCAACTCGTTCGGCAACCTGTCCGGCTTCGTCGGCCCGTACCTGACGGGGTGGCTGCAGGGCGTCACCGGCGACTTCCGGGCCGGGATGTTCGTCGTCGCCGCGTTCATGGTGCTGTCCGGTGTGGTGGTGCTGGTGGTCGGCAGGAAAGCTGGGCACCCCACCACCCGAGGAGTTCGCGCATGA
- a CDS encoding HNH endonuclease signature motif containing protein has protein sequence MAGDTLQDAHQHLAAALDDLAAATTHASENDLISLLTLCEGVHRRVEAISSAAVAILDDRGTFLSRGYPSTAAAVSDLLSWDHRQARSFTAAAADVHGRTTLSGEQLPARMPATAAALDKGTIGWRHVEVIHRVLGTRAAERLTTEEWAGTEVQLADYAQQAKPGQLLSFGTLLIDRLDQDGPEPDDSPPPVNELRLTRHRGGAGGSLKGRFEDPALYDAIAAVIDAKARPLTADDDRTAAQRQAEALADVCGYVLDHGDDLPETGGRRPHLTVIIRLEDLEDRARGAMLEFGGTITPATLRTLACDAGVVPIVMNGDSQPLDVGREKRTIPDGLRKAITVRDRGCAHPGCDRPPSWCDVHHVDHWGREGPTELNNLVMLCKAHHRQIHHSDWTVRIRDGLPEFVPPRWIDPAQRPRRNLAVRS, from the coding sequence ATGGCCGGCGACACCCTCCAAGACGCGCACCAGCACCTCGCTGCCGCACTCGACGACCTCGCCGCCGCCACCACCCACGCCTCCGAGAACGACCTGATCTCGCTCCTGACCCTCTGCGAAGGCGTGCACCGGCGGGTCGAGGCGATCTCCAGCGCAGCAGTCGCCATCCTCGACGACCGGGGCACGTTCCTGTCCCGCGGTTATCCGAGCACCGCTGCTGCGGTGTCGGATCTGCTGTCGTGGGACCACCGGCAGGCGCGGTCCTTCACCGCCGCGGCCGCCGACGTCCACGGCCGCACCACCCTGAGCGGAGAGCAGCTCCCCGCGCGGATGCCCGCCACCGCCGCCGCGCTCGACAAGGGGACGATCGGGTGGCGGCATGTTGAGGTCATCCACCGCGTCCTGGGCACGCGGGCTGCCGAACGGCTCACCACCGAGGAGTGGGCCGGCACGGAGGTGCAGCTCGCCGACTACGCCCAACAGGCCAAGCCCGGACAACTGCTCAGCTTCGGCACCCTGCTGATCGACCGACTGGACCAGGACGGGCCCGAACCCGACGACTCGCCGCCGCCTGTGAACGAGCTTCGTCTGACCCGGCACCGTGGCGGGGCGGGCGGGTCGTTGAAGGGCCGGTTCGAGGACCCCGCCCTCTACGACGCCATCGCCGCGGTCATCGATGCGAAGGCCAGGCCGTTGACCGCCGACGACGACCGGACCGCGGCCCAGCGGCAGGCCGAAGCATTGGCCGACGTGTGCGGGTACGTCCTCGACCACGGCGACGACCTCCCCGAGACCGGCGGCCGACGCCCCCACCTCACCGTCATCATCCGACTGGAAGACCTCGAGGACCGAGCGCGCGGGGCGATGTTGGAGTTCGGCGGCACCATCACCCCCGCCACCCTGCGCACGCTGGCCTGCGACGCCGGAGTCGTCCCGATCGTCATGAACGGCGACAGCCAACCGCTGGACGTGGGGCGGGAGAAGCGGACCATCCCCGACGGGCTCCGCAAAGCCATCACCGTCAGAGACCGCGGCTGCGCCCACCCCGGATGCGACCGACCACCGTCCTGGTGCGACGTCCACCATGTGGATCACTGGGGACGCGAGGGACCGACCGAGCTGAACAACCTGGTGATGCTGTGCAAGGCGCACCACCGCCAGATCCATCATTCGGACTGGACGGTCCGGATCCGGGACGGGCTACCGGAGTTCGTCCCACCCCGATGGATCGACCCCGCACAGCGCCCCCGCCGCAACCTCGCCGTCAGGTCATGA
- a CDS encoding HAD family hydrolase, producing the protein MRLIQWDVDRTLLVGGGVGVEAYAAAFTAVTGIPWRGALVAAGRTDLSITPELFAQHGIDDAGPHLEPFFARYAEEFAGRAGRMAVEGRLLPGAAAVLAALAGRTDVVQTLVTGNIAPVGVGKVAAFGLDAHLDTAVGGYGDDHPVRAELVRRSRERAEAAHGPFADADVLVVGDTVHDVGAALAAGVVAVGVATGPASVAELTAAGAHHVLDDLSDVEHVVAVLAG; encoded by the coding sequence ATGAGGCTGATCCAGTGGGACGTCGACCGCACGCTGCTCGTCGGGGGCGGGGTGGGCGTCGAGGCGTACGCGGCGGCGTTCACCGCCGTCACCGGGATCCCGTGGCGCGGTGCGCTGGTCGCCGCGGGCCGGACCGACCTGTCGATCACCCCCGAGCTGTTCGCCCAGCACGGCATCGACGACGCCGGCCCGCACCTGGAGCCGTTCTTCGCCCGCTACGCCGAGGAGTTCGCCGGGCGGGCCGGGCGGATGGCCGTCGAGGGCCGACTGCTGCCCGGCGCCGCCGCGGTGCTGGCCGCGCTCGCCGGCCGGACCGACGTCGTGCAGACGCTGGTGACCGGCAACATCGCGCCCGTCGGCGTCGGGAAGGTCGCGGCGTTCGGCCTCGACGCGCACCTCGACACCGCCGTCGGCGGCTACGGCGACGACCACCCCGTACGCGCCGAGCTGGTGCGCCGCAGCCGGGAGCGCGCCGAGGCGGCCCACGGCCCGTTCGCCGACGCCGACGTGCTCGTCGTCGGCGACACCGTGCACGACGTGGGCGCCGCGCTCGCCGCCGGTGTCGTGGCCGTCGGCGTCGCCACCGGCCCGGCCTCGGTCGCGGAGCTGACGGCCGCGGGCGCCCACCACGTGCTCGACGACCTCTCCGACGTCGAGCACGTGGTGGCGGTGCTGGCGGGCTGA
- a CDS encoding Tex family protein, which translates to MTSTATALRNTVPHGPHTVEQRIADELGVRRNQVAAAVELLDGGATVPFIARYRKEATGTLDDAQLRTLEERLGYLRELEDRRTAVLDEIRRQGKLEPELEGRIRAAESKARLEDIYLPFKPKRRTKAMAAREAGLEPLADALLGDPSLDPQETAAGYVNDTVADAAAALEGARAILVERFGEDADLIGGLRERMWTRGVLVTKVQPGKEAEGAKFSDYFDFSEPFTKLPSHRILAALRGEKEEILDLSLEPSAEPAEPGVRTDYEATIAAAFGITDEGRPADRWLNDVVRWAWRTRILLHLGIDIRVRLRTVAEEGAIGVFATNLRDLLLAAPAGSRATMGLDPGLRTGVKVAVVDATGKVVATDTIYPHEPRKDWKGSLATLTRLAAAHDVELVAIGNGTASRETDQLARELAATNPALKLTPVMVSEAGASVYSASAFASAELPDLDVSIRGAVSIARRLQDPLAELVKIDPKSIGVGQYQHDLAESALSRSLDAVVEDCVNAVGVDVNTASVPLLRRVSGITEGLAAQIVAHRDANGPFRTRTALVDVPRLGPKAFEQCAGFLRIRGGDDPIDASGVHPEAYPVVRRIVETAKVDVASLLGNAPKIRTLRAKDFVDETFGLPTVSDILGELEKPGRDPRPAFRTATFADGVHKISDLRPGMLLEGQVTNVAAFGAFVDVGVHQDGLVHVSAMSKDFVSDPREVVKNGDVVRVKVMEVDEARKRISLTLRLDDEVGADGKPVSQRERRSGGDRPEGERRGGGPRGGPRGSGGGKDGGARRGDGKGADAGRSGGQRGAGQGGGRGGSRGGSSSSPGGGLGNSAMADALRRAGLADGGKE; encoded by the coding sequence GTGACGAGTACTGCCACCGCCCTCCGGAACACCGTCCCGCACGGCCCGCACACCGTCGAGCAGCGCATCGCCGACGAGCTCGGCGTCCGGCGGAACCAGGTGGCCGCGGCCGTCGAGCTCCTCGACGGCGGCGCCACGGTCCCGTTCATCGCCCGGTACCGCAAGGAGGCCACCGGCACCCTCGACGACGCGCAGCTGCGCACGCTCGAGGAGCGCCTGGGCTACCTGCGTGAGCTGGAGGACCGGCGCACCGCCGTGCTGGACGAGATCCGCAGGCAGGGCAAGCTCGAGCCCGAGCTGGAGGGCCGGATCCGCGCTGCGGAGTCGAAGGCGCGCCTGGAGGACATCTACCTCCCGTTCAAGCCCAAGCGCCGCACCAAGGCGATGGCCGCCCGCGAGGCCGGCCTGGAGCCGCTGGCCGACGCCCTGCTCGGCGACCCGTCGCTCGACCCGCAGGAGACCGCCGCGGGCTACGTGAACGACACGGTCGCCGACGCCGCCGCGGCCCTGGAGGGCGCCCGCGCGATCCTCGTCGAGCGCTTCGGCGAGGACGCCGACCTCATCGGCGGGCTGCGCGAGCGGATGTGGACGCGCGGCGTGCTCGTCACGAAGGTCCAGCCGGGCAAGGAGGCGGAGGGCGCCAAGTTCTCCGACTACTTCGACTTCTCCGAGCCGTTCACCAAGCTCCCCTCCCACCGGATCCTCGCCGCGCTGCGCGGGGAGAAGGAGGAGATCCTCGACCTCTCGCTCGAACCGTCGGCCGAGCCGGCCGAGCCCGGCGTGCGCACCGACTACGAGGCCACGATCGCGGCCGCGTTCGGCATCACCGACGAGGGCCGACCGGCCGACAGGTGGCTGAACGACGTCGTGCGCTGGGCCTGGCGCACCCGGATCCTGCTGCACCTGGGCATCGACATCCGCGTGCGGCTGCGCACCGTCGCGGAGGAGGGGGCCATCGGCGTCTTCGCGACGAACCTGCGCGACCTGCTGCTCGCCGCGCCCGCCGGCAGCCGCGCGACGATGGGCCTGGACCCGGGGCTGCGCACCGGGGTGAAGGTCGCCGTCGTCGACGCCACGGGCAAGGTCGTCGCGACCGACACGATCTACCCGCACGAGCCCCGCAAGGACTGGAAGGGCTCGCTGGCCACGCTGACCAGGCTCGCCGCCGCGCACGACGTCGAGCTGGTGGCGATCGGCAACGGCACCGCCTCGCGGGAGACCGACCAGCTCGCGCGCGAGCTCGCCGCCACCAACCCCGCCCTGAAGCTGACGCCGGTCATGGTGAGCGAGGCCGGGGCGTCGGTGTACTCGGCGTCGGCGTTCGCCTCGGCCGAGCTGCCCGACCTCGACGTGTCGATCCGCGGCGCCGTGTCGATCGCCCGCCGCCTGCAGGACCCGCTCGCCGAGCTGGTGAAGATCGACCCGAAGTCCATCGGCGTGGGTCAGTACCAGCACGACCTCGCGGAGTCGGCGCTGTCGCGCTCGCTCGACGCGGTCGTCGAGGACTGCGTGAACGCGGTCGGCGTCGACGTCAACACCGCGTCGGTGCCGCTGCTGCGCCGCGTCTCGGGGATCACCGAGGGCCTCGCCGCGCAGATCGTCGCGCACCGCGACGCCAACGGCCCCTTCCGCACCCGCACCGCGCTGGTGGACGTCCCGCGCCTGGGCCCGAAGGCCTTCGAGCAGTGCGCGGGCTTCCTGCGCATCCGCGGCGGCGACGACCCGATCGACGCCTCGGGCGTGCACCCGGAGGCCTACCCGGTGGTGCGCCGGATCGTGGAGACGGCGAAGGTCGACGTCGCCTCCCTCCTGGGCAACGCGCCGAAGATCAGGACGCTGCGCGCGAAGGACTTCGTCGACGAGACGTTCGGGCTGCCGACCGTCTCCGACATCCTCGGCGAGCTGGAGAAGCCCGGCCGCGACCCGCGCCCGGCGTTCCGCACGGCCACCTTCGCCGACGGCGTCCACAAGATCTCCGACCTGCGTCCGGGGATGCTGCTGGAGGGCCAGGTCACCAACGTCGCGGCGTTCGGGGCGTTCGTCGACGTGGGCGTGCACCAGGACGGCCTGGTGCACGTGTCGGCGATGTCGAAGGACTTCGTGTCCGACCCGCGCGAGGTCGTCAAGAACGGCGACGTGGTGCGCGTCAAGGTGATGGAGGTCGACGAGGCGCGCAAGCGCATCTCGCTGACCCTGCGCCTCGACGACGAGGTGGGGGCCGACGGGAAGCCGGTGTCGCAGCGCGAGCGGCGCTCCGGCGGCGACCGCCCCGAGGGGGAGCGCCGCGGCGGCGGGCCCCGGGGCGGCCCCCGCGGGTCGGGCGGCGGCAAGGACGGCGGGGCGAGGCGCGGCGACGGCAAGGGCGCCGACGCCGGGCGCAGCGGGGGTCAGCGCGGCGCGGGTCAGGGCGGCGGCCGCGGGGGGTCCCGCGGCGGCTCGAGCAGCAGCCCCGGTGGCGGTCTCGGCAACAGCGCCATGGCCGACGCCCTGCGCCGCGCCGGACTGGCCGACGGCGGCAAGGAGTAG